Proteins co-encoded in one Lysobacter solisilvae genomic window:
- a CDS encoding ATP-binding protein, with product MHWRIEVPNERHRLGALLDAIEHALIAHGIEQGVRDDLRLIAEEVVSNAMDYGGSPPSEPQHQIVVDIRRHEDRLHVEFRDSGQPFDPFSQAPPDLDADLLDRAIGGLGVHLVREIAESASYEREEPYNIVRVVLRAV from the coding sequence ATGCATTGGCGGATCGAAGTGCCCAACGAGCGCCATCGCCTCGGCGCGCTGCTGGATGCGATCGAGCACGCGCTCATCGCCCACGGCATCGAACAGGGCGTACGCGACGACCTGCGCCTGATCGCGGAGGAAGTGGTGAGCAACGCGATGGATTACGGCGGCAGCCCACCGAGCGAGCCGCAGCACCAGATCGTGGTGGACATCCGTCGCCACGAGGACCGGCTGCACGTGGAATTCAGGGACAGCGGACAGCCGTTCGATCCGTTCTCCCAGGCGCCGCCGGATCTGGATGCCGACCTGCTCGACCGCGCCATCGGCGGGCTGGGCGTGCACCTGGTGCGCGAGATCGCCGAGTCGGCCAGCTACGAGCGCGAAGAACCCTATAACATCGTGCGCGTGGTACTGCGCGCCGTTTGA
- a CDS encoding STAS domain-containing protein (This anti-anti-sigma factor, or anti-sigma factor antagonist, belongs to a family that includes characterized members SpoIIAA, RsbV, RsfA, and RsfB.), which yields MDLQIRIGPVVQGSQRVSLSGRLDTNSYDSLDAQLAPVLAGDIESLVLDLAGLSYISSAGIRSILKARKAMAGRQGKVLVVNPQPQIQKVFDVVKAVPMGDIFASVEEADAYLDAMQRKVLRGDEEDEG from the coding sequence ATGGACCTGCAGATCCGGATCGGCCCCGTGGTACAGGGCAGCCAGCGCGTCTCCCTCAGCGGGCGGCTGGACACGAACAGCTACGACAGCCTGGATGCGCAGCTGGCCCCCGTGCTGGCGGGCGATATCGAATCGCTGGTGCTCGACCTGGCCGGGCTCAGCTACATCAGTTCCGCCGGCATCCGCTCGATATTGAAGGCGCGCAAGGCGATGGCCGGACGCCAGGGCAAGGTGCTGGTGGTCAATCCGCAGCCGCAGATCCAGAAGGTGTTCGACGTGGTGAAGGCGGTGCCGATGGGCGACATCTTCGCGTCGGTGGAAGAAGCCGATGCGTACCTGGATGCGATGCAGCGCAAGGTGTTGCGGGGGGATGAGGAAGATGAGGGGTGA
- a CDS encoding NADP-dependent malic enzyme translates to MSNHDEDFKQAALDYHSVEPKGKIKVSATKPMVTQRDLALAYSPGVAFACEEIARDPTLASQYTARGNLVAVISNGTAVLGLGDIGPLAGKPVMEGKGVLFQKFAGIDVFDIEIDEKDPDKLVDIIASLEPTFGGINLEDIKAPECFIVERKLRERMNIPVFHDDQHGTAIIVGSAVLNALEIVGKDIGQVKLATSGAGAAGIACLDMLVALGMNPQNILAVDRDGVLYTGRGKMDPDKERYARDTDKRTLADIVAGADIFLGLSAGGVLKAEMVATMADRPIILALANPYPEILPEDAKKVRPDCIIATGRSDYPNQVNNALCFPYIFRGALDVGATEINEAMKLASVRAIAALARMEASDLGSAYGGDVPKFGPDYLIPRPFDPRLLVMLAPAVARAAMDSGLATRPIADMKVYEEKLGQFIYRTGLLMKPVYDRARADRKRVVYAEGEEETVLRAVQTVIDEQLAFPIVIGRPDVIESRIKRLGLRMRPGVDFELTNINSDPRFDDYWQQYHAVTQRRGVTPAAAKNLLRSRPTLIAALMVERGEADAMICGLVGRFHKKLGYLRSIFDFEKGVVGTAAMTGVINDQGVWFFLDTHVQVDPSAEQIAEATLQATYRLKLFGVEPKVALVSHSNFGSHDNPSAAKMRRAYQIIRERVPKLEIDGEMMADTAWDEELRHRIFPNTTLKGRANLYVMPNLDAANITYNMVRVMTEGVAIGPILMGLDKSAHILTPASTPRRVVNMTAIAAVDAQIRAARKI, encoded by the coding sequence ATGTCCAATCACGACGAAGACTTCAAACAGGCCGCGCTCGACTATCACTCGGTCGAACCCAAGGGCAAGATCAAGGTCAGCGCCACCAAGCCGATGGTCACCCAGCGCGACTTGGCCCTGGCCTATTCGCCGGGCGTGGCCTTCGCCTGCGAGGAAATCGCCCGGGACCCGACCCTGGCCAGCCAGTACACCGCGCGCGGCAACCTGGTCGCGGTCATCTCCAACGGCACCGCCGTCCTGGGCCTGGGCGACATCGGGCCGCTCGCCGGCAAGCCGGTGATGGAAGGCAAGGGCGTGCTGTTCCAGAAGTTCGCCGGCATCGACGTGTTCGACATCGAGATCGACGAGAAGGACCCCGACAAGCTCGTCGACATCATCGCCTCGCTCGAGCCCACCTTCGGCGGCATCAACCTGGAGGACATCAAGGCGCCGGAGTGTTTCATCGTCGAGCGCAAGCTGCGCGAGCGGATGAACATCCCCGTCTTCCACGACGACCAGCACGGCACCGCGATCATCGTCGGCTCGGCCGTGCTCAACGCGCTGGAGATCGTCGGCAAGGACATCGGCCAGGTGAAGCTGGCCACCTCCGGCGCGGGCGCGGCCGGCATCGCCTGCCTGGACATGCTGGTCGCCCTGGGCATGAACCCGCAGAACATTTTGGCGGTCGACCGCGACGGCGTGCTCTACACCGGCCGCGGCAAGATGGACCCCGACAAGGAACGCTACGCGCGCGACACCGACAAGCGCACGCTCGCCGACATCGTCGCCGGCGCCGACATCTTCCTGGGCCTGTCGGCCGGCGGCGTGCTCAAGGCCGAGATGGTCGCCACCATGGCCGACCGCCCGATCATCCTGGCGCTGGCCAATCCGTATCCGGAGATCCTGCCCGAGGACGCCAAGAAGGTCCGTCCCGACTGCATCATCGCCACCGGCCGTTCGGACTACCCCAACCAGGTCAACAACGCGCTGTGCTTCCCCTACATCTTCCGCGGCGCGCTCGACGTCGGCGCCACGGAAATCAACGAGGCGATGAAGCTGGCCTCGGTACGCGCCATCGCCGCATTGGCGCGGATGGAGGCCTCCGACCTGGGCAGCGCCTACGGCGGCGACGTGCCCAAGTTCGGCCCCGATTACCTGATCCCGCGTCCGTTCGACCCGCGCCTGCTGGTGATGCTGGCGCCGGCCGTCGCGCGCGCCGCGATGGACTCGGGCCTGGCCACGCGCCCGATCGCGGACATGAAGGTCTACGAGGAAAAGCTCGGCCAGTTCATCTACCGCACCGGCCTGCTGATGAAGCCCGTGTACGACCGCGCGCGCGCCGACCGCAAGCGCGTGGTCTACGCCGAAGGCGAAGAGGAGACCGTGCTGCGCGCCGTGCAGACGGTGATCGACGAACAGCTGGCCTTCCCGATCGTGATCGGCCGCCCCGACGTGATCGAATCGCGCATCAAGCGCCTGGGCCTGCGGATGCGGCCCGGCGTCGATTTCGAGCTGACCAACATCAACTCCGACCCGCGCTTCGACGACTACTGGCAGCAGTACCACGCCGTCACCCAGCGCCGCGGCGTCACGCCGGCCGCCGCGAAGAACCTGCTGCGCTCGCGCCCGACGCTGATCGCCGCGCTGATGGTCGAACGCGGCGAAGCCGACGCGATGATCTGCGGCCTGGTCGGCCGCTTCCACAAGAAGCTGGGCTACCTGCGCAGCATCTTCGACTTCGAGAAGGGCGTGGTCGGCACCGCCGCGATGACCGGCGTCATCAACGACCAGGGCGTGTGGTTCTTCCTCGACACCCACGTGCAGGTGGATCCCAGCGCCGAACAGATCGCCGAGGCCACCCTGCAGGCCACCTACCGCCTCAAGCTGTTCGGCGTGGAGCCCAAGGTCGCGCTGGTGTCGCATTCCAATTTCGGCAGCCACGACAACCCGTCGGCCGCGAAGATGCGCCGCGCCTACCAGATCATCCGCGAGCGCGTGCCCAAGCTCGAAATCGACGGCGAAATGATGGCCGACACCGCCTGGGACGAGGAGCTGCGCCACCGCATCTTCCCCAACACCACGCTCAAGGGCCGCGCGAACCTCTACGTGATGCCCAACCTGGACGCGGCCAACATCACCTACAACATGGTCCGCGTGATGACCGAAGGCGTGGCCATCGGCCCGATCCTGATGGGCCTGGACAAGTCCGCGCACATCCTGACGCCCGCCTCCACCCCGCGCCGCGTGGTGAACATGACCGCGATCGCCGCGGTCGACGCCCAGATCCGCGCCGCCCGGAAAATCTGA
- a CDS encoding flavohemoglobin expression-modulating QEGLA motif protein → MTDLAPDIAHHSALDQRMVRAVRGIRLLALVSWPASAQKHFLNEAAQNRYALPVIEYPKLDFAEARRELDAVMDEAEHGHPMGQYLLGSARSWSIAAELLESLGTNAVATHSIRLYGRPDDPLPGNGPTTTEAAQHFIDIADELDRELLSPAECVPISATALQLQLQSVLDDFFNERVIEVVLDPDLISKAAAGATRIRLRHGAAFSDYDRHQLVQHEAFVHSLTALNGREQPHFPSLALSSPRTTATQEGLATFAEQITGAIDIERMKRISLRIEAVEMALNGADFLQVFHYFRSAGQNDVDSFTSAQRVFRGVPLTGGAAFTKDTVYLRGLISVHTFFRWALRQRKLLLCRRLFAGKMTLGDVQRLEPLFDAGIIVPPRWLPQWVVRANGLAGMLAFSLFANRIRLDTVGKQDDFHDI, encoded by the coding sequence ATGACCGACCTCGCCCCCGACATCGCCCATCACTCGGCGCTCGATCAGCGCATGGTGCGGGCCGTCCGGGGCATCCGACTGCTGGCCCTGGTCAGCTGGCCGGCCAGCGCGCAGAAGCATTTCCTCAACGAAGCCGCGCAGAACCGCTACGCGCTGCCCGTCATCGAATACCCCAAGCTCGATTTCGCCGAGGCGCGCCGCGAACTGGACGCGGTGATGGACGAGGCCGAGCACGGCCACCCGATGGGCCAGTACCTGCTGGGTTCGGCGCGCAGCTGGTCGATCGCGGCCGAGCTGCTCGAATCGCTGGGCACCAATGCCGTGGCCACGCACTCGATCCGCCTGTACGGGCGTCCCGACGACCCGCTGCCCGGCAACGGCCCCACCACCACCGAGGCCGCCCAGCACTTCATCGACATCGCCGATGAACTCGACCGCGAACTGCTGTCGCCGGCCGAGTGCGTGCCCATCTCCGCCACCGCGCTGCAGCTGCAGCTGCAGTCGGTGCTCGATGATTTCTTCAACGAGCGCGTGATCGAGGTGGTGCTCGACCCCGACCTGATCTCCAAGGCGGCCGCCGGCGCCACCCGCATCCGCCTGCGCCACGGCGCGGCCTTCAGCGACTACGACCGCCACCAGCTGGTGCAGCACGAAGCCTTCGTGCACTCGCTCACCGCGCTCAACGGGCGCGAACAGCCCCATTTCCCCAGCCTGGCGCTGTCCTCGCCGCGCACCACCGCCACGCAGGAAGGCCTGGCGACCTTCGCCGAGCAGATCACCGGTGCGATCGACATCGAGCGCATGAAGCGCATCAGCCTGCGCATCGAGGCGGTGGAAATGGCGCTCAACGGCGCCGACTTCCTGCAGGTGTTCCATTACTTCCGCAGCGCCGGGCAGAACGACGTCGACAGCTTCACCTCGGCCCAGCGCGTGTTCCGCGGCGTGCCGCTGACCGGCGGCGCGGCCTTCACCAAGGACACGGTGTACCTGCGCGGCCTGATCAGCGTGCACACCTTCTTCCGCTGGGCCCTGCGCCAGCGCAAGCTGCTGCTGTGTCGGCGCCTGTTCGCCGGCAAGATGACGCTGGGCGACGTGCAGCGCCTGGAGCCGCTGTTCGATGCCGGCATCATCGTGCCCCCGCGCTGGCTGCCCCAGTGGGTCGTCCGCGCCAACGGCCTGGCCGGCATGCTGGCCTTCTCGCTGTTCGCCAACCGCATCCGGCTGGACACGGTGGGCAAGCAGGACGATTTCCACGACATCTGA
- the rsgA gene encoding ribosome small subunit-dependent GTPase A, with amino-acid sequence MTTPDALQAIGWPLAQDGLPSDPVWREALALRPKARPARIVEQHRTGYIVADGPEHSFPVESLPEWQRPANYRKGGTAPEDRPAVGDWVLIEGDTPKHSKIVELLPRRTSIKRAAAGEHYRQQLIAANIDTVFVVCGMDADFNPRRIERYLLLVRGGAEPVVVLTKSDLAGGGSASAVDDALAALVELAAQEVPVRAVNAKDSASVAALNEWLQPGRTAVLVGSSGAGKSTLTNTLLGTEKMKTSEVRESDSRGRHTTTYRALIPLPTGACLIDTPGMRELKPTGEEDVAENFTDVETLAEQCRFRDCAHQREPGCAVRAAIESGRLDPQRFANFLKLSGEVAAAADKAAGRRAQKADEKAKVPGKAPAKRPAEKHGRR; translated from the coding sequence TTGACCACGCCCGACGCCCTGCAGGCCATCGGATGGCCCCTCGCGCAAGACGGTCTGCCCTCCGACCCGGTCTGGCGCGAGGCCCTGGCCCTGCGCCCCAAGGCCCGCCCCGCCCGCATCGTCGAACAGCACCGCACCGGATATATCGTCGCCGACGGCCCCGAGCACAGCTTTCCGGTCGAATCGCTGCCCGAATGGCAGCGCCCGGCCAACTACCGCAAGGGCGGCACCGCGCCGGAAGACCGGCCCGCGGTCGGCGACTGGGTCCTGATCGAGGGCGACACGCCCAAGCACAGCAAGATCGTCGAACTGCTGCCGCGCCGCACCTCGATCAAGCGAGCCGCCGCCGGCGAGCATTACCGCCAGCAGCTGATCGCCGCCAACATCGACACCGTCTTCGTCGTCTGCGGCATGGATGCGGACTTCAATCCGCGCCGCATCGAGCGCTACCTGCTGCTGGTACGCGGCGGCGCCGAGCCGGTGGTGGTGCTGACCAAGTCCGATCTGGCAGGCGGCGGCAGCGCCAGCGCGGTCGACGACGCATTGGCCGCGCTGGTGGAACTGGCCGCGCAGGAAGTGCCGGTCCGCGCGGTCAACGCCAAGGACTCCGCCAGCGTCGCGGCCCTGAACGAATGGCTGCAACCCGGCCGCACCGCCGTCCTGGTCGGCTCTTCGGGCGCGGGCAAGTCCACGCTGACCAACACGCTGCTGGGCACGGAGAAGATGAAGACCAGCGAGGTCCGCGAGAGCGACTCGCGCGGCCGCCACACCACCACCTACCGCGCGCTGATCCCGCTGCCCACCGGCGCCTGCCTGATCGACACGCCGGGCATGCGCGAGCTCAAGCCCACCGGCGAGGAAGACGTCGCCGAGAACTTCACCGACGTGGAGACACTGGCCGAGCAGTGCCGCTTCCGCGACTGCGCCCACCAGCGCGAACCCGGCTGCGCCGTGCGCGCCGCGATCGAATCCGGCCGCCTCGACCCGCAGCGCTTCGCCAATTTCCTCAAGCTCAGCGGCGAAGTCGCCGCCGCCGCCGACAAGGCCGCCGGCCGGCGCGCACAGAAGGCCGACGAGAAGGCGAAGGTGCCGGGCAAGGCGCCGGCCAAGCGGCCAGCCGAGAAACACGGGCGGCGCTGA